Below is a genomic region from Melanotaenia boesemani isolate fMelBoe1 chromosome 19, fMelBoe1.pri, whole genome shotgun sequence.
tttcttcccaggaTAAGTTGACAAAATCAAGAAAAGGAAGCCGCTTGGATTTTTTGAACAAATCATACATTCTTTTACAGAagtgacacaaaacaaaacaaaaaaaaaagatcaaaacatGAAGGAATTTTAAACtgttatatacatatacatttcttgcattttccGAGGACAGTGCTTGTTTGGCTGCTTCTTGACCGTCACCTCTGTTAATAGCCCTGCACACACTCCATTTGCTGACGACTCATTTGGACCACGTCATACTGATACCAGTGTAGGGGTAAAATATTTCTGaaggatttatttttcttggttGAAATTTCTTTTCCAAACTGATAGTCATCAAAGCAGCTGACACAAACGTGTGACATCAGGAGAAATGCAGCAATTCCTGGTGTTTCATTATTGCTCTGTTGTCAGAATCTAAGCTTTATCCAACCAAGACTGAAGCAAGCAAGGTCCAAATTATCCTTGGTGAACTTTTTAAAGACCAAGACATCAGAGATCAGCCAAGAAGTCACACGTACAGGAAGGCTGGACATCATTATCAATGGTTCTGACTACTGTTGCTGCATCTGATCGGTGTTGCAGTTGTATCACCACACAGGGACTCCTCATCATACGGAGCTGTGACCCTTCTCTGTTTACAGAAATCATCACCTCCAATTATCAACATGGCTTGGTACAAAGAAGCTCTGACTGTTATATGTGCATAgcatgaaaatagaaaaaataacactCTAAGGAAGAAAAATTAACACAACACAGGCAGTATTTATGATTAGTGTTGTAAACCTAATGGTGCATAGAGAACAGTATTAAAATGGTGATTTTTACACTGGCAGAACAGTGTACAGTATCCATGATTTCTAAATGTATTCAAAGTTAAAGTACTTTGTTTATAGCAGATGTTATAGCATTGTCAAAACACAATCTGTTACATctgttaacattttatttatacagggaATTTCACCCCAAAGTTATATTTGGTGTTACCTTAATGTTTGACCTTGTACAATATCAACCAGAGCAGCTGGTCTTTTGCTAAAAGGCAcacaaatgatcatttttattctcCAACCATTTTTCCCCAGTCATAGCACCCTCAGTATTGACCTAGTGTTAAGGtgatgttgctgccatcagctGATAGATGGTGATTAAAGAAGTGTGCAGCCAGTGGGGAGCAAAAGTTTGCATTTTCAGTATTGTGTATCTATGTAAATAAACTCGTCTGGTTGTATATAAAGTCATACATAAGAATGCTGAACCTTAAGGATTCTCTgtatatgtgtttgtttatttatttgagtatTAAACCCTGACGCCCTGATTGTGAGAATACTATTTACCAtaatgttaaaagaaagaaacatgatgatgatgatgatgcagttAAGTGTTAGTCAAAGAGTATAAATGACAACCCACTCACTTTGTTTATAGAATGAATGGAATATCTTGTCATATGATAAAATGTCACAATTATAAACTGTTAACTCAGAAGTATTTCAAAATGTTCTTGTAGTTTCTCAACTATTTATGTGAAAATTAAAAGTctatacaaaaaaagaagtgcTTCTTTACTAGGGATTGTTagtgtttgtgtatttgaaaTTCTTTAACATCCTGGCTAAGATACAGATTGTCATTATGTGTGCAATTTAAAGATTTGTGTACACTCAACTAGATATTGGCATTGCGGTGATGAGTCTGCTCATTCAGTTTGTCAGATTAAAAAATATGCCTTTAAATTCAAATTATGAAGGCGCTATCTCAAAGCTACAATCATCAGTTCTACCTCATGAAGGTGTTATTGGTTCCTAGCACAAGTCCACTAATGAATTCACAGTGTTTATGTGACCCAGCTCACATCAAGTAAAGATAAagactgtttttaattaaatataatcaCAATGTTTGGATTCATAAACGCCTCCATTCTAACACAGTGAAATACTGAATAAGGGAACAAGTTGCCTTGTTTCTTTCACCAATAATCGTTTGCACGACCTTCGTAGCGTGTTTGCGGCAGCTGCGCTTCTAGGAGTGGTACACGACGAcaaggaggagggagagaagaaGTACTAGTTGCCAACATGGCGTTTACTCTGTATACTCTTATCCAAACCGCTATTCTGTGCACTAATGCAATTGCTGTGTTACACGAGGAGAGGTTTCTCAGCAAGAGTAAGTATTCCGCAGCACGTACATTTTCTATTTCGGTGAAGTAGTTAGCATACTACCATCAGCTAGCTGCTCATTACAGAGTCTATTGCTAAATTGAATAGGCTGCTGGTGACATTTAGAGAAAACGGGCTCTAGTAATTACTCATTAGCCGCGCTAATTTATTTTCAACACTTCATcgtttcctctttttttcttttcatgtctcTTCTTGTTGTCTTTCTTCTCTGCTGGTGTCCTCTGTTTCTTTCCAGTTGGCTGGGGTGTGGAACAGGGAGTTGGAGGTTTTGGGGACGACCCGGGAATCAAAGCTCAGATACTGAATCTCATCCGTTCAGTTCGGACCATCATGAGAGGTTCACAGCCTTCTTATTTCTCCGGAGAAAGCAGATTTAGTCAACTAAATGTcttgcatatttaaaagttgTATCCTCTGTGATGCAAACATTTATGTCTGCTCCCAAAAGGTTCTGGAGCTTGATATGTGAAGGTGGAAGATTGTGCAGGTGAAGCTACAGATGGCATCagcttgtttacattttttttgttgttgttttgttttgttgtttttagtgcCTTTGATAATGGTGAACTCTGCCTGCATCGtcctgttgctgctgtttggtTGATGACTGGTTGGCGGTGCACTGAGACAAGGGACTAGAAGCATGCCACGGAACAACCTCCTGCTCACAAGCacaaaaaagactaaaagcatttaatttgaTGGAAGTCACAACTGGGTGATGATCATCTACATTGTCTGTACAGCACAAATCGTGTTTATCATGTTCTTTACAATTTGTTGACAAGAATCTGTTATAATAATGTAAAGATCTGTGCCATATGTTTTGTGAAAGGTTTAACTCTGTAGTGAAAAGGTGCTTAAAGTCAGTGTTTGGATttcataaataattttaatcctTACAGTTAAACTGTAAGCTGTACACTTCTGTGACATGTTACTACagataaagagagaaaagtagtttttttttacacttttacaaaTATGCCAAGGGTTTAATGTCTAATGCCattgctgttttctctttttggcCTTTGTCAACATATTGGTGACTGTATAAAGCAATCCTAGGCCAGTCATTTAGACatgaaaaatgttatatttatcCATCCctgagaaaaatgtaaattgtaaGCAATATTGCCAAAGGAAACTCAAACCAGTGTACTGTTTACATATTGACACGTTCTCAATACCACAAACATTGagattgttttaaattaaatacatcatgtttcttttttattgtgtcATCCTTCATGGACTTATGTGACAACAGGTATACAGAAGATGAAACATGCACaagcttttttagtttttccttaAAAGCTGCCTTCATCTACTTGTACTGAGAAACTAAGTGTAGGTTATTCAGTCTGGCAAGGATGATTCTCCTGACACATTTAGTGACTAAGCCAGCTGCTGTAGCTTATAGCATGGTATTTAGCTGTTTCACACATTAAAGATAGAATATGTTTGGGATTGAGCAAATACCACAAAATGATAAATGAGAGAATGAAGCTTAGTATTTTATTTGGTTCAGCTGACTTCTTTAATGTGCAATGGATATGTTAAGCTATTTCTTACACTTAAACAAGCTCATATTTTAATGTACATCTTaaagtaacatttttaaataggTTTTTCCTGCACAACTTCATGAATAATCTCTGTATGTTGGAATTTTCACTATGTCCTCCTGCACTGCTCCACAACCAtgtttattcacatttattttgacCATATGCACAGGAGCTGGTGGGAGAAGGAGGGGCAGGGGTGTCTAGTGGAATTAGAAGCATATGTTTATCAGGGAGATTTGCACATCAAAGCCAGTTTGATATGTGATTAGTCTGGGTTTAGCTCAGAGCTCACAGAAAACCTGTAGGGGATCACAGCTGATtgtatatgcatgtatgtgttgGGATCGCTAAGTTCTGTATTATAAATCAAAAGGAGTAATTTTTCGTTTTTTACATCTCGTGAGTGTAGTTTAACCTTcataaaagattttattttaaaaggtttatttttaaaagtcaatTTACCTGCTGTAGCTATTTTGAGATGTATCAGTGTGATTTGCAAATAACTGGAACTTAAGATTtctataaacataaacagaagaATAGttcttaatattattattattattattaacatcatTATAAATTCAAAGAAAgtaatataaaaagtaaagaaaaacactggcagatggtgtgtgtttgtggggaTGATCCCAGACCCAATTTAAATAACTTTAGACAAATAATAGATAAATGAAGtacaatgaaaatataaatttgcatttgaatgaataaatgtgtcCTGGTTTAAAACTATAATGTTATAATTTActgaagaaaaatagataagCAATGAGcagttaaaagaagaaaagtaaaaaaaaagaaacagaacttAACTCAGAAGCAAAACATTCTCTTATTAAAGTGATTAATATACCATATCATCAAAGAAAGTTCATATAAGAGATTTCATCCTCAACATCATGTTTTCCATAAATATCATACAGCATCATACAAACAATATTTGTGGAAACTCTAAGCACTGAAAAACAACTGTTATTCATTACGTGGAAGTAACATGAAAAGAGGATTTGATGTGTGCTGTCTGGCATCATGCAGAGAGAAGGTTTTTATGGCTCTGATAATACCGCCCTCCATATTAAATCTAAAAGTCCAACTAATACGATACATCTGCTAGTTGTTAGTGTGATGGGTCacatatgttttttattattccatTGAGTGATTAAGCCGTTAAGGGTAACCCTCTTAACTGATTCTGACCTATAActataaaatatgtatatatatatatatatatatatatatatatatatatatacgaaGCAGGTAAAGTAAGTGCATGATTCAGAAATGATCAGACCTTATTTAACCCTTACATATATATACCTTCATACATTCCCAGCTTCACGGTGTGGTTCAGGTCAGTttcaaacatgaacaaaaatgttCTAATACCGACCATTTAGACATGATTTTGAACTTTATATTTGTTTAGAAAGTCTAAGCAGAAGAAACACTTTCAAGCTCTTGGAAGTTAACGCATTATTACAGTCGCTGGTTAGTGCTGTGGCCTCAAAGTGGGTCAAAGGGTCAGTGGTCCGTGCTTCTGCTGGTGAGGGGTTTGAAcagtgacctttctgtgtggagtttgcatgttctccctgagTATGCATGGGTACTCCTccaagacatgcatgttagctttAATGGCCACTCTAAGTTCTCCCTTAGAAGTGAGtgtggccctgcaatggactggtgacctgttcaggACCCTGCTTCTCGTCTGCTAAGTGCTGGGGCAGGCTCTAGCTTGGAATGGaaataagtggtatagaaaataaatgaatgaatactgGAATGTGCATCTTCTTCTGAAACAGTCTACTGCAAGTCAGTATCAGCCCCCACATCATGGAAGATCAGATCAAGGACTTGCTATGCATTAAACCTTGTTTCCTTGATATCATTTACTAAAATGCCAACTGAGGTACCTTTATAATGTTATGAACCCCACACCACCACCTCTCATCCAATCAAAACTGATTAAAAGGTAaatacttacttttttttttttttttaacattccaGTTACAGATCTTGTGTCTGTATCAAGACACCCTCTGATATCTGTTTGACTTCTGTTTCTTATGGACATCAAAAATAATGTCTCCAGTGTTGTTTTACTATTTGATAGTTTCAAGGTTCTCCCACAAGCCTTCAAAGATCAGCAGATGTGTGTCTCTGCAAGAACTGTTGGAAAGAGACTGCTCTTGTGATAGAGTCAGGATTTCCCTTTAAACTCTGTCACCACTGACCCATAGAAAATATAAGCAAACACCATTTGCATGGTTTCACAGGTTCAAGATTCCTTGAAATCTGGCCAATGGTGGTGATCTTAAATCTATCCAAATTTACGTGGGTCAAATTTGACCCAAAACAGATTtagtgtgcatgtgtttattgcactttaataaaaatggaatatatatatatatatatatatttagtacTTTGGCGTATTTAAGAATAAGTAATAACATTTCAGACTAAAAGAATGCTGTTTCGGGTAGTTTTACTGCTGCTAAAATGGGACAAATTTTACCCTAACGGTATGTAAAGGTTGAGCTGCAGGGGGCAGCAGCGAGCTCGAGTGACCAAACCTCTTTTTACCGGCGAAGAAGAAACGTTAACAGGAAGAGCGGCAGAAAGCTGTGAAAGGTTAGCATTGACTTTCTAAGTGTTCAGGTCGTTGTATTAGCTAAGTCTTTGTAATTTCAAAGAAAAgtattttgtgttaaagtagTAAAATCAGAAGAAGTGTTAGATAAAAACGACCAGCTACGTGACATTAATTTTAGCTGCTAGCATTCAAATCTCAAAAGCTCCAGTCATTTATAATAGAGCATCCTGTGACTAACGTTAGTAAACACGGCTGTTTTCTATGAATCTGTAGCACACGTGAGAAACACAAGCTGGAATGAATGATTATTACATAATTACAGTTGATTATAGTGATAAATTGTGCAGCCTTTCCAGTTTAGCCAGTAACAATATAGAGTTCAGTTTTATGTCTCATAAATCCTACATTTATCTAGAGGAAATAATTATGTGGGTTAATTTGTTCAAAGAGAAATATTAGATGGATGTT
It encodes:
- the ier3ip1 gene encoding immediate early response 3-interacting protein 1, coding for MAFTLYTLIQTAILCTNAIAVLHEERFLSKIGWGVEQGVGGFGDDPGIKAQILNLIRSVRTIMRVPLIMVNSACIVLLLLFG